From a region of the Hyalangium minutum genome:
- a CDS encoding HisA/HisF-related TIM barrel protein: MIAIPAIDLREGACVQLVGGSYDAERVRVNDPLDALKKWRALGFKTFHVVDLDAALGKGANPDAIARLLGHEPGLTFTVGGGVRDTAKIETVLATGASFVVVGTRAIEDTPWLSEMAHRFPGRIVVAADVKGREVVTRGWTAGSARDVADVLTALNPLDLGGLLVTAVHKEGQMGGVDLPLMQEVVRGTRHRVYASGGVTTLEDLRALADAGAYGAVIGMALYTGKLDAAAVAREFA, encoded by the coding sequence GTGATTGCCATCCCCGCCATCGATCTCCGAGAGGGCGCGTGCGTGCAGCTCGTGGGCGGCTCGTATGACGCCGAGCGCGTTCGCGTGAACGATCCGCTCGACGCGCTGAAGAAGTGGCGTGCCCTCGGCTTCAAGACCTTCCATGTGGTGGACCTGGACGCGGCGCTCGGCAAGGGCGCCAACCCGGACGCCATCGCCCGGCTGCTGGGCCACGAGCCCGGTCTCACCTTCACGGTGGGCGGCGGCGTGCGCGACACGGCCAAGATCGAGACCGTGCTCGCCACCGGCGCCTCCTTTGTCGTGGTCGGCACCCGGGCCATCGAGGACACGCCCTGGCTCTCCGAGATGGCCCACCGTTTCCCGGGCCGCATCGTGGTGGCCGCGGACGTGAAGGGCCGTGAGGTGGTGACGCGCGGCTGGACCGCCGGGAGCGCTCGGGATGTCGCCGACGTGCTCACGGCCCTGAATCCCCTCGACTTGGGTGGACTGCTCGTCACCGCTGTCCACAAGGAGGGGCAGATGGGGGGTGTGGACCTGCCGCTCATGCAGGAGGTGGTGCGCGGCACCCGGCACCGCGTCTATGCCTCGGGTGGAGTGACGACCCTGGAGGATCTTCGGGCCCTGGCGGACGCTGGGGCCTATGGCGCCGTCATCGGCATGGCGCTCTACACTGGCAAGCTCGACGCGGCCGCGGTCGCACGGGAGTTCGCATGA
- the hisF gene encoding imidazole glycerol phosphate synthase subunit HisF, with product MLTRRLIVCLDMKGGRVVKGVQFEGLRDVGDPVELALRYEAEGADEITFLDISASHEERETLWEVVHRTAERLFIPLTVGGGVRTADDVGRALRAGADKVSMNSAAVAHPELLTACAERFGAQCVVASIDARREGNGWRVYTRGGRTPTDLDAVAWARECVKRGAGEVLLTSIDRDGARSGYDLDLTRAVAEAVDVPVIASGGAGNAEHVRAALTEGKADAALVAGILHDGLTTVGAIKTLLQGSGLRIRSVA from the coding sequence ATGCTCACCCGACGGCTGATCGTCTGCCTGGACATGAAAGGCGGCCGGGTCGTGAAGGGCGTCCAGTTCGAGGGACTGCGAGACGTGGGCGATCCCGTGGAGCTGGCCCTGCGCTACGAGGCCGAGGGCGCCGACGAGATCACCTTCCTCGACATCTCCGCCAGCCACGAGGAGCGCGAGACGCTCTGGGAGGTGGTCCACCGCACCGCCGAGCGTCTCTTCATCCCCCTCACCGTGGGCGGCGGCGTGCGCACCGCGGACGACGTGGGCCGGGCGCTCCGGGCCGGTGCGGACAAGGTGAGCATGAACTCCGCTGCGGTGGCCCACCCCGAGCTGCTCACCGCCTGCGCGGAGCGCTTCGGCGCCCAGTGCGTGGTGGCCAGCATCGACGCCCGGCGCGAGGGTAACGGCTGGCGCGTCTACACCCGCGGCGGCCGGACGCCCACGGACCTGGACGCGGTGGCCTGGGCCCGCGAGTGTGTGAAACGCGGCGCGGGCGAGGTTCTCCTCACCAGCATCGATCGCGACGGGGCCCGTTCGGGGTATGACCTGGACCTGACGCGGGCCGTCGCCGAGGCGGTGGACGTACCGGTCATCGCCTCGGGTGGGGCGGGGAACGCGGAGCATGTCCGGGCCGCGCTCACGGAGGGGAAGGCGGACGCGGCGCTGGTGGCGGGCATCCTCCATGACGGCCTCACCACCGTCGGGGCGATCAAGACGCTGCTCCAAGGGAGCGGCTTGAGAATCAGGAGCGTCGCATGA
- a CDS encoding imidazoleglycerol-phosphate dehydratase has translation MTVVTRETKETQIRVELTRGQGVAKVDTSLKFFDHMLGTFAKYAGLDMNLHARGDLRHHIMEDVAIAVGTAVYQIIPPTAARYGERTIPMDDALVHAAIDTCGRFYYRGPLRNKLYDHWMRSFCEHAKVTLHVRVLRGRDSHHLTEAAFKAVGLALRDALVDSGTVFSTKGSVALEVK, from the coding sequence ATGACTGTCGTGACTCGAGAGACGAAGGAGACCCAGATCCGCGTGGAGCTGACGCGCGGTCAGGGTGTGGCCAAGGTCGACACCAGCCTGAAGTTCTTCGACCACATGCTCGGCACCTTCGCCAAGTACGCAGGGCTGGACATGAACCTTCACGCACGTGGGGACCTGCGGCACCACATCATGGAGGACGTGGCCATCGCCGTGGGCACCGCCGTCTACCAGATCATCCCGCCCACCGCCGCCCGCTACGGCGAGCGCACCATCCCCATGGATGACGCGCTGGTGCACGCGGCCATCGACACCTGCGGCCGCTTCTACTACCGCGGCCCGCTGCGCAATAAGCTCTACGACCACTGGATGCGCTCCTTTTGCGAGCACGCGAAGGTGACGCTCCACGTCCGAGTCCTCCGAGGCCGCGACAGCCACCACCTCACCGAGGCCGCCTTCAAGGCCGTGGGCCTGGCGCTGCGCGATGCGCTGGTGGACTCCGGCACAGTCTTCAGCACCAAGGGCTCCGTGGCCCTGGAGGTGAAGTGA
- the hisH gene encoding imidazole glycerol phosphate synthase subunit HisH, which produces MRVTLFDYGAGNIHSLAKALATASGADVRVQTDPVKALDTDVLVLPGVGAFGAAAARMEPGREQMRQALEQGLPCLGICLGMQLLFESSEEGEGRGLGLFKGRVTRLRAKHVPHIGWNSVEEDSALKGAKLDTVYYAHSFACRAEEPEAVVGWTSHEEDRFPASVRRGKVLGVQFHPEKSSAAGVKFVQAFLREVAP; this is translated from the coding sequence GTGAGAGTCACTCTGTTCGACTATGGCGCGGGCAACATCCACTCGCTGGCCAAGGCGCTCGCCACGGCCTCCGGCGCTGACGTTCGCGTGCAGACGGATCCCGTCAAGGCACTCGACACGGACGTGCTCGTGCTGCCCGGTGTGGGCGCATTCGGCGCCGCCGCCGCCCGCATGGAGCCTGGACGTGAGCAGATGCGCCAAGCCCTGGAGCAGGGTCTGCCGTGCCTTGGTATCTGCCTGGGCATGCAGCTCCTCTTCGAGTCCAGTGAGGAAGGCGAAGGCCGAGGGCTGGGCCTCTTCAAAGGCCGCGTCACCCGGCTGCGCGCGAAGCATGTGCCCCACATCGGCTGGAACTCCGTGGAGGAGGACTCCGCGCTGAAGGGGGCGAAGCTCGACACCGTCTACTACGCGCACAGCTTCGCCTGCCGCGCCGAGGAGCCTGAGGCGGTGGTGGGCTGGACCTCCCACGAGGAGGATCGCTTCCCGGCCTCGGTGCGGCGAGGCAAGGTGCTCGGGGTGCAGTTCCATCCCGAGAAGAGCTCCGCCGCCGGGGTGAAGTTCGTCCAGGCGTTCCTCCGGGAGGTGGCGCCGTGA